One stretch of Janibacter limosus DNA includes these proteins:
- a CDS encoding Rv0909 family putative TA system antitoxin — protein sequence MGFDDLTGKATDALGENSDKVEQFSDQGLDKAGEFAEGKGLDAEKTDQGREFLDGKIGE from the coding sequence ATGGGGTTCGACGATCTGACGGGCAAGGCCACCGACGCTCTCGGCGAGAACAGCGACAAGGTCGAGCAGTTCAGCGACCAAGGCCTGGACAAGGCCGGCGAGTTCGCCGAGGGCAAGGGCCTCGACGCCGAGAAGACCGACCAGGGCCGGGAGTTCCTCGACGGCAAGATCGGCGAGTGA
- a CDS encoding YceI family protein produces the protein MTDVTTTALQDLAAGTYVVDVSHSEAGFVARHAMVTKVRGYFRDLEGAITVADDFAASTASATMKTASVETGSADRDGHIKSADFFDVENHPEITFVSTGISNVDGNEFDLAGDLTILGVTKPVVLKAEFEGTAQDPFGNLRAGFSASTVVEREDWGLTWNAGLETGGVLVSKKVTLNLEISAIKQA, from the coding sequence ATGACTGACGTCACCACCACCGCCCTGCAGGACCTCGCCGCCGGCACCTACGTCGTCGACGTCAGCCACAGCGAGGCCGGCTTCGTCGCCCGCCACGCGATGGTCACCAAGGTCCGCGGCTACTTCCGCGACCTCGAGGGCGCGATCACCGTCGCCGACGACTTCGCCGCCTCAACCGCGAGCGCCACGATGAAGACCGCGTCCGTCGAGACCGGCTCCGCCGACCGTGACGGCCACATCAAGTCCGCCGACTTCTTCGACGTCGAGAACCACCCGGAGATCACCTTCGTCTCCACCGGCATCTCCAACGTCGACGGCAACGAGTTCGACCTCGCCGGTGACCTGACGATCCTCGGTGTCACCAAGCCGGTCGTCCTCAAGGCCGAGTTCGAGGGCACCGCCCAGGACCCCTTCGGCAACCTGCGCGCCGGCTTCAGCGCCTCCACCGTCGTCGAGCGCGAGGACTGGGGCCTGACCTGGAACGCCGGCCTCGAGACCGGTGGCGTCCTCGTCTCGAAGAAGGTCACCCTGAACCTCGAGATCTCGGCCATCAAGCAGGCCTGA